A single window of Neisseria sp. KEM232 DNA harbors:
- the tal gene encoding transaldolase: MSILTDVKNLGQQIWLDNLSRSLVQSGDLARMLEEGVCGVTSNPAIFQKAFAADSLYAEDVAALKTQNLTAKQRYETLAVADVRAACDVCLKEYEADSGRGGFVSLEVSPELAHDAAGTVVEARRLFRKIGRPNSMIKIPATDAGLAALETLVSDGLNINLTLLFSRRQTVRAYEAYVRGIRARLARGEAVGGIRVVASFFISRIDNALDGNLPAHLRGKTAVALAKAAYADWQDFFGSTEFADLARQGANRVRLLWASTGVKNPAYPPTLYVDSLIGEDTVNTVPDATLQAFIAGGTARAELAENTDGALAALEEVAGLGIDVEALAERLQQDGLAQFDDAFAKLLALLS, translated from the coding sequence ATGAGCATTTTAACGGACGTGAAAAACTTAGGCCAACAAATCTGGCTCGACAATCTGTCGCGCTCGCTGGTGCAAAGCGGGGATCTGGCGCGGATGCTGGAAGAGGGCGTGTGCGGCGTCACCTCCAACCCCGCCATTTTCCAAAAGGCTTTTGCCGCCGATTCGTTATACGCAGAAGACGTGGCGGCGCTGAAAACGCAGAATCTCACCGCCAAACAGCGTTATGAAACGCTGGCCGTGGCCGACGTGCGTGCTGCCTGCGATGTCTGCCTGAAAGAATACGAAGCAGACAGCGGGCGCGGCGGATTTGTCAGCCTCGAAGTGTCGCCCGAGCTGGCACACGATGCGGCGGGTACGGTGGTCGAAGCGCGCCGCCTGTTCCGCAAAATCGGCCGCCCGAACTCGATGATCAAAATCCCCGCCACTGACGCAGGGCTGGCGGCCTTGGAAACGCTGGTTTCAGACGGCCTTAACATCAATCTGACCCTGCTGTTTTCCCGCCGCCAAACCGTCAGAGCTTATGAAGCCTATGTGCGCGGCATTCGCGCGCGGCTTGCGCGCGGCGAAGCGGTTGGCGGCATCCGCGTGGTAGCCAGCTTCTTTATCTCGCGTATCGACAACGCGCTGGACGGCAATCTGCCCGCACACCTGCGCGGCAAAACCGCGGTTGCGCTGGCCAAAGCGGCCTATGCTGACTGGCAGGACTTTTTCGGCAGCACGGAATTTGCTGACCTGGCAAGGCAGGGCGCCAACCGCGTGCGGCTGCTGTGGGCGTCCACCGGCGTGAAAAACCCCGCCTATCCGCCGACGCTGTATGTCGACAGCCTGATCGGCGAAGACACCGTCAACACTGTGCCCGATGCCACTTTGCAGGCATTTATTGCAGGCGGCACCGCCCGTGCCGAATTGGCAGAGAATACAGACGGAGCATTGGCTGCGCTGGAAGAGGTTGCCGGTTTGGGTATAGATGTGGAAGCGTTGGCCGAACGTTTGCAGCAAGACGGTTTGGCGCAGTTTGATGATGCGTTTGCCAAACTGTTGGCATTGTTGTCCTGA
- the rpsI gene encoding 30S ribosomal protein S9: protein MNGKYYYGTGRRKSSVARVFLQKGSGQIIVNGRPVDEFFARETSRMVVRQPLVLTENAESFDIKVNVTGGGETGQSGAIRHGITRALIDYDAALKSALSQAGFVTRDAREVERKKPGLRKARRAKQFSKR from the coding sequence ATGAACGGTAAATACTACTACGGCACAGGCCGCCGCAAAAGTTCGGTTGCCCGCGTATTCCTGCAAAAAGGCAGCGGCCAGATTATCGTAAACGGCCGTCCCGTCGACGAATTCTTCGCCCGCGAAACCAGCCGCATGGTCGTGCGCCAGCCCTTGGTTCTGACTGAAAATGCCGAATCCTTCGACATCAAAGTCAACGTCACCGGCGGCGGCGAAACCGGCCAGTCCGGCGCCATCCGCCACGGCATTACCCGCGCCCTGATCGATTACGACGCCGCATTGAAATCCGCGCTGTCTCAAGCCGGTTTCGTTACCCGCGACGCCCGCGAAGTGGAACGTAAAAAACCGGGTCTGCGCAAAGCACGCCGCGCCAAACAGTTCTCGAAACGTTAA
- the rplM gene encoding 50S ribosomal protein L13, producing the protein MKTFSAKPHEVKREWFVIDAEDKVLGRLAAEVASRLRGKHKPEYTPHVDTGDYIIVINADKLRVTGAKFEGKKYYRHSGFPGGIYERTFREMQEQFPGRALEKAVKGMLPKGPLGYAMIKKLKVYAGAEHAHAAQQPKVLELK; encoded by the coding sequence ATGAAAACCTTTTCAGCCAAACCGCACGAGGTGAAGCGCGAATGGTTTGTGATCGACGCGGAAGACAAAGTTCTGGGTCGCTTAGCAGCCGAAGTTGCCAGCCGCCTGCGCGGCAAACACAAGCCCGAATACACTCCGCACGTCGACACAGGCGACTACATCATCGTCATCAATGCCGACAAACTGCGTGTAACCGGCGCCAAATTCGAAGGCAAAAAATACTACCGCCATTCCGGCTTCCCCGGCGGCATCTACGAGCGCACTTTCCGCGAAATGCAGGAACAGTTCCCCGGCCGCGCTTTGGAAAAAGCCGTCAAAGGCATGCTGCCCAAAGGCCCTCTGGGTTACGCCATGATTAAAAAACTGAAAGTGTATGCCGGTGCCGAACACGCACACGCCGCACAACAGCCCAAAGTTTTGGAATTGAAATAA
- a CDS encoding cell division protein ZapA, whose amino-acid sequence MSSIEQIPVSVMGRTFSIGTPASEKDTLLQALDMLNKKIEAVESGGRIVESDKIIIIAALNVVHDLLKMSMKDGLAIGEFERRIAHMTEVCDKALAKVP is encoded by the coding sequence ATGAGCAGCATCGAACAAATCCCCGTCTCCGTCATGGGGCGCACATTCAGCATCGGCACCCCCGCCTCCGAAAAAGATACCCTCTTGCAGGCGCTCGACATGCTCAACAAAAAAATCGAAGCCGTAGAAAGCGGCGGACGCATCGTCGAAAGCGACAAAATCATCATCATCGCCGCCCTCAACGTCGTCCACGACCTGCTTAAAATGTCGATGAAAGACGGTTTGGCAATCGGCGAGTTTGAGCGTAGAATAGCCCACATGACAGAGGTGTGCGACAAAGCACTGGCGAAAGTGCCCTAA
- a CDS encoding NAD(P)H-dependent glycerol-3-phosphate dehydrogenase, which yields MNITVIGAGAWGSALALHFARHGNRVSLWTRSREQTAAMQAERENKRYFPGFPFPDALTVHADPAAALNGSGLVLIVTPVAGLRGAAEQIKTAGFGSLPVLAACKGFELDTGLLPHQVLREVLPENDTTGLLSGPSFAQELAQQLPCAVVLAAENEAWISSLARELNTTVLRLYANTDTVGVAVGGAVKNVMAIATGLSDGLEYGLNARAALITRGLAEITRLAVAMGAQQKTMMGLAGMGDLILTCTGALSRNRKVGLGLAAGKPLPQVLAEIGHVAEGVPAIDEVLRAARRHDIDMPVTQALHRLVRGETTAHDAAECLMLRETKPE from the coding sequence ATGAACATCACCGTTATCGGCGCAGGCGCGTGGGGCAGCGCACTGGCCTTACACTTCGCCCGGCACGGCAACCGCGTTTCCCTGTGGACGCGCAGCCGCGAACAAACCGCCGCCATGCAGGCCGAACGCGAAAACAAACGCTATTTCCCCGGTTTCCCCTTCCCCGACGCACTGACCGTGCACGCCGACCCCGCCGCCGCCCTAAACGGCAGCGGCCTTGTACTGATCGTCACCCCCGTTGCCGGACTGCGCGGCGCGGCGGAACAAATCAAAACGGCAGGATTCGGCAGCCTGCCCGTTCTCGCCGCCTGCAAAGGTTTCGAACTCGATACCGGCCTGCTCCCGCACCAAGTGCTGCGCGAAGTGCTGCCCGAAAACGACACAACCGGCCTGCTCTCCGGTCCCAGTTTCGCGCAGGAACTGGCGCAGCAGCTGCCCTGCGCCGTCGTCCTCGCCGCCGAAAACGAAGCCTGGATAAGCAGCCTAGCCCGCGAACTCAACACCACCGTCCTGCGCCTCTACGCCAACACCGACACCGTCGGCGTGGCAGTCGGCGGCGCAGTGAAAAACGTCATGGCCATCGCCACCGGCCTTTCAGACGGCCTCGAATACGGCCTCAACGCCCGCGCCGCCCTCATCACGCGCGGCTTGGCAGAAATTACCCGCCTCGCCGTCGCCATGGGTGCGCAGCAGAAAACCATGATGGGGCTGGCCGGCATGGGCGACCTCATCCTGACCTGCACCGGCGCACTCTCGCGCAACCGCAAAGTCGGACTCGGCCTTGCCGCGGGCAAACCCCTGCCCCAAGTCCTCGCCGAAATCGGCCACGTCGCCGAAGGCGTGCCCGCCATCGACGAAGTCCTGCGCGCCGCCCGCCGCCACGACATCGACATGCCCGTCACCCAAGCCCTGCACAGACTCGTGCGCGGCGAAACCACGGCACACGACGCGGCCGAATGCCTGATGCTGCGCGAAACCAAACCCGAGTAA
- the glmS gene encoding glutamine--fructose-6-phosphate transaminase (isomerizing) codes for MCGIVGAVRANHNVVDFLTDGLKRLEYRGYDSSGIAVYAEGKIKRVRRVGRVQLMEDAAREKGLFGHTGIGHTRWATHGGVTEPNAHPHISGGNIAVVHNGIIENFEAERERLQGLGYTFESQTDTEVIAHSINHEYTQNGGDLFAAVQTAAARFHGAYAIAVMAQDRPSEMVVARMGCPLLVALGDDETFIASDVSAVIAFTRRIVYLEDGDIAQIGSDGIRRLIDKTGNEADRKVKVSELSLASLELGPYSHFMQKEIHEQPRAIADTAEVFIDGGFEPENFGAAARDVFGKIRSIKILACGTSYYAALTARYWLESIAKIPTDVEIASEYRYRDVIADPEQLVVTISQSGETLDTMEALKYAQSLGQSHSLSVCNVMESALPRESELVLYTRAGAEIGVASTKAFTTQLVVLFGLAVTLGKLRGFVSDAQARGYLDELRQLPSSIQHALNLEPQIAAWAQKFAKKDSALFLGRGIHYPIALEGALKLKEITYIHAEAYPAGELKHGPLALVDENMPVVVIAPNDALLDKVKANMQEVGARGGELFVFADLDSRFTESDGVHVIRTPRHAGTLSPIVHTIPVQLLAYHAALARGTDVDKPRNLAKSVTVE; via the coding sequence ATGTGCGGTATCGTCGGCGCAGTGCGCGCCAATCATAATGTCGTCGATTTTTTAACAGACGGCCTCAAACGCCTCGAATACCGGGGTTACGACTCCTCCGGCATCGCCGTTTACGCCGAAGGCAAAATCAAGCGCGTGCGCCGCGTCGGCCGCGTGCAGCTGATGGAAGACGCGGCGCGTGAAAAAGGGCTGTTCGGCCACACCGGCATCGGCCACACGCGCTGGGCAACCCACGGCGGCGTAACCGAGCCTAATGCCCACCCCCACATCTCCGGCGGCAACATCGCCGTGGTGCACAACGGCATCATCGAAAACTTCGAAGCCGAGCGCGAACGCCTGCAAGGCTTGGGCTACACCTTTGAATCGCAAACCGATACCGAAGTCATTGCCCACAGCATCAACCACGAATACACGCAAAACGGCGGCGACCTTTTCGCCGCCGTGCAAACCGCCGCCGCGCGTTTTCACGGCGCATACGCCATTGCCGTGATGGCGCAGGATAGGCCGTCTGAAATGGTTGTCGCCCGCATGGGCTGCCCGCTTTTGGTGGCATTGGGCGACGATGAAACCTTTATCGCCTCCGATGTATCGGCCGTGATTGCGTTTACCCGACGCATCGTTTATCTCGAAGACGGCGACATCGCCCAAATCGGTTCAGACGGCATCCGCCGCCTGATTGACAAAACCGGCAACGAGGCCGATCGCAAAGTCAAAGTGTCCGAATTATCGTTGGCCTCGCTGGAGCTTGGCCCCTACAGCCATTTCATGCAAAAAGAAATCCACGAGCAGCCCCGCGCCATCGCCGACACCGCCGAAGTGTTCATCGACGGCGGCTTCGAGCCGGAAAACTTCGGCGCGGCCGCACGCGATGTGTTCGGCAAAATCCGCAGCATCAAAATCCTCGCCTGCGGCACATCCTATTACGCCGCGCTCACCGCCCGCTACTGGCTCGAATCTATCGCCAAAATCCCCACCGATGTCGAAATCGCCAGCGAATACCGCTACCGCGACGTGATTGCCGACCCCGAGCAGCTTGTCGTAACTATCTCGCAATCGGGCGAAACCCTCGACACGATGGAAGCCCTGAAATACGCCCAATCGCTCGGCCAAAGCCACAGCCTGTCGGTGTGCAACGTGATGGAATCCGCCCTGCCGCGCGAAAGCGAATTGGTGCTGTACACCCGCGCCGGCGCGGAAATCGGCGTCGCCTCCACCAAAGCCTTCACCACCCAGCTTGTCGTCTTGTTCGGCCTGGCCGTAACCCTGGGCAAACTGCGCGGCTTCGTGTCCGACGCACAGGCGCGCGGCTATCTCGACGAATTGCGCCAGCTCCCCAGCAGCATCCAGCACGCGCTCAACCTCGAGCCGCAAATCGCCGCTTGGGCGCAAAAGTTCGCCAAAAAAGACAGCGCACTTTTCTTGGGTCGCGGCATCCACTACCCGATTGCCCTCGAAGGCGCGTTGAAACTCAAAGAAATCACCTATATCCACGCCGAAGCCTATCCCGCAGGCGAGCTCAAACACGGCCCGCTTGCGCTGGTTGACGAGAATATGCCCGTGGTCGTCATCGCGCCCAACGACGCACTTTTGGACAAAGTCAAAGCCAATATGCAGGAAGTGGGCGCGCGCGGCGGCGAACTGTTTGTCTTTGCCGACCTCGACAGCCGTTTCACCGAGTCCGACGGCGTACACGTTATCCGCACCCCGCGCCACGCAGGCACACTCTCGCCCATCGTGCACACCATTCCCGTGCAGCTTCTCGCCTACCACGCCGCCCTCGCACGCGGCACCGACGTGGACAAACCGCGCAACCTGGCCAAATCGGTAACGGTGGAATAA
- the glmU gene encoding bifunctional UDP-N-acetylglucosamine diphosphorylase/glucosamine-1-phosphate N-acetyltransferase GlmU: protein MNRPDLDIVILAAGKGTRMYSKMPKVLHRIGGRPMLERIIDTAAALKPRTICAVIGHGKDQVLDTVKRDVVWVEQTEQLGTGHAVKTALPHLADTGRTLVLAGDVPLIDAATLAALVDAPGDEVALLTDLPDDPTGYGRIVRNEAGKVTAIVEEKDADPAQKIIKETNTGILVLPNKYLAGWLNRLSSNNAQGEYYLTDLIAMAVADGIAVYPVQVRASHLAAGVNNKVQLAELERIFQAEQAAELLKAGLTLRDPARFDLRGRLKHGQDVVIDVNVVLEGEVELADGVEIGANCVIKNAKIGAGTKIAAFSHLEDCEIGASAHIGPYARLRPNARLSDGVHIGNFVEVKNATLGEGSKANHLAYIGDATVGRKTNIGAGTIVANYDGVNKHHTVIGDEVRIGSNTVLVAPVTVASRATTGAGSAITQNCPEGKLALARARQTIIEGWVRPEKERK, encoded by the coding sequence ATGAACCGTCCCGACCTCGACATCGTTATCCTCGCCGCCGGCAAAGGCACGCGCATGTATTCCAAAATGCCCAAAGTGCTGCACCGAATCGGCGGCCGCCCCATGCTCGAACGCATCATCGACACCGCCGCCGCGCTCAAGCCCCGCACCATTTGCGCCGTTATCGGCCACGGCAAAGATCAGGTGCTCGACACCGTCAAACGCGATGTCGTCTGGGTCGAACAAACCGAGCAGCTGGGCACCGGCCACGCCGTCAAAACCGCCCTGCCGCACCTCGCCGACACCGGCCGCACCCTCGTACTCGCAGGCGACGTACCCCTCATCGATGCCGCCACACTGGCCGCTTTGGTTGATGCCCCAGGCGACGAAGTCGCCCTCCTGACCGACCTGCCCGACGACCCCACCGGCTACGGCCGCATCGTGCGCAACGAAGCAGGCAAAGTTACCGCCATCGTCGAAGAAAAAGACGCCGACCCCGCACAAAAAATCATCAAAGAAACCAACACCGGCATTCTCGTCTTGCCCAACAAATATCTGGCAGGCTGGCTCAACCGCCTCTCCAGCAACAACGCCCAAGGCGAGTATTACCTCACCGACCTCATCGCCATGGCCGTAGCAGACGGCATCGCCGTATACCCCGTACAAGTGCGCGCCTCCCATCTGGCTGCAGGCGTCAACAACAAAGTCCAGCTTGCCGAACTCGAACGCATCTTCCAAGCCGAGCAGGCCGCCGAATTGCTCAAAGCCGGCCTCACCCTGCGCGACCCCGCCCGCTTCGACTTACGGGGCCGTCTGAAACACGGCCAAGATGTCGTGATAGACGTAAACGTCGTACTCGAAGGCGAAGTCGAACTCGCCGACGGCGTGGAAATCGGCGCAAACTGCGTCATCAAAAACGCCAAAATCGGCGCAGGCACAAAAATCGCCGCCTTCTCCCACCTCGAAGACTGCGAAATCGGCGCATCCGCCCACATCGGCCCCTACGCCCGCCTGCGCCCCAACGCCCGCCTTTCAGACGGCGTACACATCGGCAACTTCGTCGAAGTCAAAAACGCCACCCTCGGCGAAGGCAGCAAAGCCAACCACCTGGCCTACATCGGCGACGCCACCGTCGGCCGCAAAACCAACATCGGCGCAGGCACGATTGTCGCCAACTACGACGGCGTCAACAAACATCACACCGTCATCGGCGACGAAGTCCGCATCGGCTCCAACACCGTACTCGTCGCCCCCGTAACCGTAGCCAGCCGCGCCACCACCGGCGCAGGCAGCGCGATTACCCAAAACTGCCCCGAAGGCAAACTGGCTTTGGCACGCGCCCGCCAAACCATAATCGAAGGCTGGGTGCGCCCCGAAAAAGAACGCAAATAG
- a CDS encoding peptidoglycan DD-metalloendopeptidase family protein, whose protein sequence is MKTLLHTPLKTFSAAALLLLLAACASQSPSDGYYRVRPGDTLHRIAARVGQPPATLAKWNKLSDPSKITVGQMLRVGKNAPRTSDTAAGKSRAVPQTNKLSMRLPSTNPVLARFGGANKGVDFAGSAGDPVKAAAAGKVLYAGNGVRGYGNLVLISHGGGVLTAYAHNDKLLVQKGQTVRAGDTVALMGSSDAERVKLHFEVRAAGKAVNPENYLPPLPASAAPTPVPFPVPAAPAQTAAAAETAVSAETADQPPAPAAETPAAE, encoded by the coding sequence ATGAAAACACTGCTTCACACCCCGCTCAAAACCTTCTCCGCCGCCGCGCTGCTGCTCCTGCTCGCGGCCTGCGCCTCCCAATCCCCTTCCGACGGCTACTACCGCGTCCGCCCGGGCGATACGCTGCACCGCATCGCCGCCCGCGTCGGCCAGCCGCCCGCCACGCTGGCCAAATGGAACAAACTCAGCGATCCGTCGAAAATCACCGTCGGCCAGATGCTGCGCGTCGGCAAAAACGCCCCGCGCACGTCCGACACCGCCGCAGGCAAAAGCCGCGCCGTGCCGCAGACCAACAAACTTTCCATGCGCCTGCCCAGCACCAATCCCGTCCTCGCACGTTTCGGCGGCGCGAACAAAGGCGTCGATTTCGCAGGCAGCGCGGGCGACCCTGTGAAAGCCGCCGCCGCGGGCAAGGTGCTCTATGCGGGCAACGGCGTGCGCGGCTACGGCAACCTCGTCCTCATCAGCCACGGCGGCGGCGTGCTCACCGCCTACGCCCACAACGACAAACTCTTGGTACAAAAAGGCCAAACCGTGCGCGCGGGCGACACCGTGGCGCTGATGGGCAGCAGTGATGCCGAACGCGTGAAACTGCATTTCGAAGTGCGCGCCGCGGGCAAGGCCGTCAATCCCGAAAACTATCTGCCGCCGCTGCCTGCGTCCGCCGCGCCGACGCCCGTCCCCTTCCCCGTTCCCGCCGCACCGGCGCAAACCGCCGCTGCCGCAGAAACCGCCGTCTCCGCCGAAACGGCAGACCAGCCGCCCGCACCCGCTGCGGAAACGCCCGCGGCAGAGTGA
- a CDS encoding FxsA family protein → MRNAGIGFLVFIVLEILSIAQVAGRIGAAPAILLMALSAMAGVFMLRRMGLSGVLLAAAAVRGGGKVSVYQLLWPVRYAVAGMLLISPGFVSTVLAMLLMLPFKGGAPVEQAQGAAPFGGFGQTRRGGADDDIIEGDFHTVDGRPSENGANRRIEDHSR, encoded by the coding sequence ATGCGGAACGCCGGTATCGGTTTTCTTGTTTTCATCGTGCTGGAAATTCTGTCGATCGCCCAAGTGGCGGGCAGAATCGGCGCGGCGCCCGCCATCTTGCTGATGGCGCTCAGCGCGATGGCGGGCGTGTTCATGCTGCGGCGCATGGGGCTGTCGGGCGTATTGCTGGCGGCGGCTGCCGTGCGCGGCGGCGGCAAAGTGTCGGTCTACCAGCTTTTGTGGCCGGTGCGCTATGCCGTAGCCGGGATGCTGCTCATCAGCCCGGGTTTTGTGTCCACCGTGCTGGCCATGCTGCTGATGCTGCCCTTCAAAGGCGGCGCGCCCGTCGAGCAGGCGCAGGGTGCGGCGCCGTTCGGCGGCTTCGGCCAAACGCGGCGCGGCGGTGCGGACGACGACATTATCGAAGGCGATTTCCACACGGTGGACGGCAGGCCGTCTGAAAACGGTGCAAACCGCCGCATCGAAGACCACAGCCGTTAA
- the dnaJ gene encoding molecular chaperone DnaJ → MSNRDFYETLGVARSATDDEIKKAYRKLAMKYHPDRNPGDKAAEEKFKEVQKAYDTLSDKEKRAMYDQYGHAAFEQGAGGFGGAQGFDFSDIFSQMFGGGGGASRQQSYQGADLQYDVQISLEEAAQGVKKRFTIPTYEDCDVCHGSGAKPGTSATTCSTCRGTGTVHIRQAIFQMQQTCPACHGSGKEIKDPCVKCRGEGRVKASKTVEVNIPAGIDDGQRIRLSGEGEPGRNGAPAGDLYVAVHVKQHKIFERDGVDLHCELPVSFTVAALGGEVEVPTLEGKVKLTIPKETQTGRRMRVKGKGIKSLRSGAVGDLYCHVVVETPVNLTDRQKELLEEFEKISTGLDRSQTPRKKSFWDKVEDKVNDLFN, encoded by the coding sequence ATGAGCAACCGCGATTTTTACGAAACACTCGGCGTCGCCCGCAGCGCCACCGACGACGAAATCAAAAAAGCCTACCGCAAGCTGGCGATGAAATACCATCCCGACCGCAACCCCGGCGACAAAGCGGCCGAAGAAAAATTCAAAGAAGTGCAAAAAGCCTACGACACCTTGTCCGACAAAGAAAAACGCGCCATGTACGACCAATACGGCCACGCCGCTTTCGAGCAGGGCGCGGGCGGCTTCGGCGGCGCACAGGGCTTCGATTTCAGCGACATTTTCAGCCAGATGTTCGGCGGCGGAGGCGGAGCCTCGCGCCAGCAGAGCTACCAGGGTGCGGATTTGCAGTACGACGTACAAATCAGCCTCGAAGAAGCGGCGCAGGGCGTGAAAAAACGCTTCACCATACCGACCTACGAAGACTGCGACGTCTGCCACGGCAGCGGCGCCAAACCCGGCACGTCGGCCACCACCTGCTCCACCTGCCGCGGCACGGGCACCGTCCACATCCGTCAGGCCATCTTCCAAATGCAGCAAACCTGCCCCGCCTGCCACGGCAGCGGCAAAGAAATCAAAGACCCCTGCGTCAAATGCCGCGGCGAAGGCCGTGTGAAAGCGAGCAAAACCGTCGAAGTCAACATCCCCGCCGGTATCGACGACGGCCAGCGCATCCGCCTCTCCGGCGAAGGCGAACCCGGCCGCAACGGCGCACCCGCAGGCGATCTCTACGTTGCCGTCCATGTGAAACAGCACAAAATCTTCGAGCGCGACGGCGTCGACCTGCATTGCGAACTGCCCGTCAGCTTCACCGTTGCCGCACTCGGCGGCGAAGTGGAAGTGCCCACCCTTGAAGGCAAAGTCAAACTCACCATCCCCAAAGAAACGCAAACCGGCCGCCGTATGCGCGTCAAAGGCAAAGGCATCAAATCCCTGCGTTCGGGCGCTGTCGGCGACCTCTACTGCCACGTTGTCGTCGAAACCCCGGTCAATCTCACCGACCGCCAAAAAGAGCTGCTGGAAGAATTTGAAAAAATCTCCACCGGCCTCGACCGCAGCCAGACCCCGCGCAAAAAATCGTTTTGGGACAAGGTGGAAGACAAAGTGAACGACTTGTTCAACTAA